The following DNA comes from Acidicapsa ligni.
TTGGCGTGCGGGCGAAGGCGGACTTGATTCCGAAAAGCGCTTCCATCACGGCCTTGGTATTGGTGATGGTAAGTCCGATGCCGAGGGCCATCAGAATTGGCAGATAGAGAAATGTCTTGAGCCAGTTTTTGGGGAATAGCTCACGTTGACTGATCACGTAGAAGGTGGCGATGGATAACGTGGATGCGGTGAAGAGGGGAACGTCGATCAGCAGCATCTGGAACCAGCCCTGATAAAAACGCACGATCATCGCGGGGATGAGAAGCGCGGTCATCAGGACCATCAACGGATAACTGAGGTTGGCGGTGAGGTGATAGACGGCCTCGATCTTGATGCGCCGGGGGACATTGGATTTGAAGATGAGAGGCAGGACTTTGATCGAGGTTTGAATCAGACCTTTAGCCCAGCGCGCCTGCTGCGTTTTGAAGGCGGTCATCTCGATGGGTAGTTCGGCGGGGCATTCGATATCGGGAAGGTATTTGAACTTCCATCCGGCGAGCTGCGAACGATAACTGAGGTCGGTGTCTTCGGTGAGGGTATCGTGCTGCCAGCCTCCGGCATCGGTGATGGCCTGGCGACGCCACATACCGGCGGTGCCGTTGAAGTTGAAGAAATCGCCAGAGCGGGCGCGTGCGCCGTGTTCGAGGACGAAGTGGCCGTCGAGCAGGATGGCCTCTACCTGCGTGAGCAGGCTGTAGTCGCGGTTGAGATGCGTCCAGCGGGTTTGCACCATGCCGATGGCTGGGTCGTAGAAGTGATGCACGACTTTCATCAGCCAGTCGTGCGGAGGCACGAAGTCAGCGTCAAAGATGGCGATCAGATCGCCTTTGGCTACTTTGAGCCCAGCATCGAGAGCGCCGGCTTTGAAGCCGTGGCGGTTTTCGCGATGCATGTAAACGATGGGATGGCCGAGCGCTGCGTAGCGGGCAACGATGGCCGCTGCGACCTGCTGGGTTTCGTCGGTGGAGTCGTCGAGGAGCTGAATCTCCAGCTTGTCCTGGGGATAGTCCATTGCGCAGATGGCTTCGAGCAGGCGGTCGATGACGAACTGCTCGTTGTAGATGGGCAACTGGACGGTGATGCGGGGCAGTTCGGTGAACTTGCCGGGTGGTTCCGGGTGGTAGTCCTTGCGGTGCTTGAAGTAGAGATAGACCAACTGGTAGCGATGCACACCGTAGATGGCCAGCACGATCATGACGGCGAAGTAGGGCAGGAGCAGCGCGGCGTCAAAGCCGTTCCAAGTATAGAGGCCTTTGAAGGTCTGGTCGGCGTACTGTGTTTTGAGAAAGTGACGAAAACCGCTCTGGGGAGCGAAGGCAAGGCTGGCGGTCCAGTGTGGCAGACTGCTGGGCAGGCCGCTAAACAGGCCGGAGCACAGACTGGAGATCGAGGCGAGACTCGACTGGATTTGGCTTGCTTCGAGAACGGAAAACAGGGGGAAACCTCCAGACAAGGGTCCTATGCGATTGTAAGCGATTGAGCGGTCCGCATTTGGGACTTGATTCTTAGTGATGGGAAGCGGATTAACACGCCATTGGTTGCCTGGGCAGGCGCTGGGGGCGTAAGGTGGCGATGCCGGGAGGATTTGCCGCTATGTCCAGCTCTACTTTATCCGCCACATCTTCGATTGTTGCCGCAGCCGGGGGCAGTTTTCTGCTGGAGGATCGTCTGCCGGGAGAGGTTTTTACGCCGGAGGATCTGAGCGAGGAGCAGCGGCAGATTGCCGATACGGCCGGGCGGTTTGTGCGGGAGCAGGTGCTGCCGATGGTCGCGAAGGTCGAGGCGAAAGAGCCGGGCGTCATGCGGGAGCTGCTGCGAGCGGCGGCGGATCTGGGGTTTACGGCTGTCGATGTTGCGGAGGAATACGGCGGGCTGGGGTTGGACAAGACGACTTCGGCGGTGGTGGCTGACCATCTTTCGGGGCTGGCGAGTTTTGCGACGGCATTCGGTGCGCATGCGGGGATTGGGACGCTACCGCTGGTCTGGTATGGGACGGAAGAGCAAAAGCAGCGGTACCTGCCCAAGCTGGTTTCGTTGGAGTGGGCGGCGGCGTATGCCTTGTCCGAGGCGACTTCGGGATCGGATGCGATGAATATCCGGACGAAGGCGGTGCTTTCTGCGGATGGCGCGAGTTATGTGCTGAATGGCGAAAAGATGTGGATCACGAATGCCGGGTTTGCGGATCTTTTCACGGTGTTTGCGAAGGTCGATGGGGAGAAATTTTCCGCGTTCCTGGTGGAGCGTGAGACGCCAGGGCTTACGGTTGGCAAGGAGGAGCACAAGCTGGGGATTCGCGGCTCGTCGACCTGCGCGCTGGTGCTGGCCGATTGCAGGATTCCGGTTGGGAATCTGCTGGGCGAGGTGGGTAAGGGGCATCACATCGCTTTCAACATTTTGAATGTGGGGCGGTTCAAGCTGGGAGTGGCCTGTGTTGGCGGGGCCCGGATGGCGATCGAGCACCAGATTCGGTATGCGAAGGAGCGTCGTGCTTTTGGCAAGCCGATCGCGGAGTTTGGGCTTATTCAGCGGAAGATTGCTGCGAGTGTTACACGCTTGTTTGTTACGGAGAGCATGACGTATCGGACGGCGGGGATGATGGACGCGGCGCTGGCGCAGATGGCGCCGGAGGTGGCTGGTTCTTCGCGTGAGATTCAGAAGCGTATCGAGGAATATGCGGTTGAATGTTCGATTTTGAAGGTTTTTGGGTCGGAGATGATGGGGTTTGTCGCGGACGAACTGGTGCAGATCATGGGCGGGTATGGATATGTTGAGGATTATCCTGCGGAGCGCCTGTACCGGGATGCCCGGATCAACCGGATTTTTGAGGGAACGAACGAAATCAACCGGATGATCATTACCGGCTGGCTGATGAAGCGGGCGATGAATGGGCAGCTTCCTCTGCTGGCTGCGATCAAGCAACTTATGGACGAAATCACGCAGCCGCCGAGCTTTGCCTCCGATGAGGAGGGTGAGATGGTTTTGGGCAGGGAAGCAAAGGTGCTTGGGAATCTGCGCAAGATCACGTTGCTGGCTGCGGGGGCGGCATCGCAGCGGTTTATGGCGGGATTGCAGGAGCAGCAGGAGATCATGGCCGATCTTGCGGACTGCATTATGGCTGTCTTTGCGCTGGAGTCGGCGCTGCTCCGGGCACGCAAGCTGGTGGCCAGTAAATTAGTGGGCAGCAAGGGCGGCGGAAGTGACCTGGCGGTGGCGATTACTTCGGCTTTTGCGGATGAGGCACTGGGGTCGGTGGAGCAGGCGGCGCGGCGGGTTCTGGCGGCATCGAGCGAGGGGGATGCCCTGGCCATTCAACTGACGGTGTTGCGCCGGTTCGTCAAGGTGGTTCCGGTGGATGTGGTGGCGCTGAGCAGGACGATTGCGAGCTTTTCGCTTGACGCGGGAAGGTACCGCTTCTAGGCTTCCGGGTGATAGGACATGACCTATAGGTTGGATTGTCTTGACTTCGATGGCGCACTACTCTAAACCTTGACGTATCAAAGCGTACCCTCAAAGAGCTGCCTCTGCCGGGATTAACCCCTCGATGGAGGCTGTGCGAGGGCGCCAAGAGCCGTTTCATTTCATTCCGGGGTTATTGCGTACCCGGCAACTCAATCGCGGTTCGTTCCGCTTTGCCTCCCCTGAGGTTCGTTATGAATGCCTTACTCTCCCCCATCTCTCGTGTTGTTCGTTCCTTGTTTCTTTCTGGTTCAGGAGTTGCGCTGACGGCTGGGATGCTTTTGCCCGGAGTGGTTTTACATGCGCAATCCAGTAAGCCTGCTCTTGTTACCGAATCGGTAAACGAGGCCCATCGTGTTGTTCTCAAGGGCAATACGCACCCGTTGGCTACGAAGGCGGCGGATCGTGGAGCAGTGCCTGATTCCATGCAGGAGAGCGATCTGCTGCTGGTATTGCAGCGCAGTCCGGAGCGGGAGTCGGCGCTTCGAGCTTCGATTGAATCGCTGCATGACAGCACGTCGCCTAATTTTCACAAGTGGCTTACCCCGGCGCAGTTTGCGGCGCAGTGGGGCGCGGCGGACTCGGATATCGCTGCGGCGACGGCCTGGTTGCAATCGCACGGCATGACGGTGACGGGGCCGAATGAGGGGCATACGGCGATCCAGTTTTCTGGAACGGCGGGGCAGATCGGAGAGGCGTTTCACACTTCGATTCACACGTTTGTTGTGAATGGAGAGACGCATCACGCGAATGTGAGCGATCCTCAGATTCCAGCGGCTTTGGCTCCGCTGGTGGCGGGTGTCAGCACTCTGAACGATTTTCATCTGAAGTCGATGGCCAAGGCTGGGCCTCGGGGTATCTATGACACGAAGACGCACCAGGTTCGTCCGGATGCTGCTTCGCTGAGCAAGCTTCGTCCGAATCAATCAATCGCGTCCGGCGGGGAGTTTCTTTATGTTGGGCCAGCCGATGCAGCGACCATTTATGACACGCCGAACGGGGCATTGAATGCCAACTATCTTGGCAACGGCACGTTTGATGGAACCGGAGTGAAGATCGGTATCGTTGGCGACTCCTTTATCGATATCACGCAGAACGCCAACTATCGCACGTTGTTTGATCTTGCTCCTTTGGCACCGATCGTGAAGCTGGCCAATGGCACAGATCCGGGAACGAATGGAGATGCTATCGAGGGGTATATCGATACGCAAATCGCCAGTGCAATTGCGCCTGGTGCGAACGTTTATTTCTACTATGCGGGTGGTGACAACGGAATTCAGGATGCTGTCAAATTCGCTATCGATAAGAATGCCGTGGATGTTCTCAGCATTAGTTTTGGTGAGTGCGAGGGGCAATTGGGAGCCTCGGGTAATGCAATGTTCGAGACCTTCTGGGAGCAGGCGACGGCACAGGGAATTTCGGTTGTAGCTGCGACTGGAGATTCCGGTTCCGCTAATTGCGACGATCCCAATGCGGTGACTGAGGCGAGTTATGGATTGCAGGTCAATGGCGTGGCCTCGACAGCTTACGATATTGCGGTCGGTGGAACAGACTTCTATGCGTTGCTGGGACCGGATGGCAATGGGGCTAACTATCCTAACTATGTTTTGCCAGTGAATGCGAATCGGCTTCGTACAGCGAATACGTATATTCCTGAATCTCCCTGGAATGATACTTATGATGCGGATACCTATCCGCCGGCAAGTTACTCCGCTAACAAGGTTAGTACGCTCGGGTATGATCAGCTTTCCGCAGCGGGTGGAGGCAGGAGCAATTGCACTGTAGGAACGATAAATGCCGACAGCTCGCTCGATTGCAAATCCGGTTACGTGAAACCTGCATGGCAGGTGGCATCGGGAGTGCCTGCAGATAACGCGCGCGATATCCCCGATCTTTCCCTGTTCGCAGGCAATGGACATGCACTCGCAACCTGGGCTGTTTGCACGGACCAGGATACGGATGCGAACGGTAATCCAGTTACAGATTGCGTGCCGTTTGGAGCTGATAGCGACGAGGTCTATGTCTCTGGTTATGGCGGTACATCGGCATCGGCTCCGGCGTTTGCGGGTGTTCTCGCGCTGGTGAAGCAGGCGACCGGGCAGCGGCAGGGACAGGCTGATTATGTGCTCTATAACCTCGCACGGAATGCCAGTCTTGCACCCTCGGTCTTTCATGATGTAACTGTGGGCAATAACTCTGTGCCTTGCGCTACCAATTCGCCAGATTGTGCGAATGACTCGGCGGGGTACTACTTTCTGAAGGGCTACAATACGACGGCGGGTTATGACTTAGCTTCCGGGCTGGGCAGTGTGGATGTCGCCAACATGATTACGAGCTGGTCGAGCGTAGCGCTTGGATCAACAACGACGCAGTTGATGGCTTCTCCTACTTCGATTCAACATGGACAGACGGTTACGGCCAATGTCAATGTCACGAATGAAGGCGATACTGCTACGGGGAAAGTTACTCTATCCGCAAGCACAACTCCGCAGGCACTTACGCTGGGCAGTTTTCCCCTGATGTTAGGCGGAGTTACAGGCAACATTACTCTCGCCGATCTTCCAGGTGGAAGCTACAACTTGTCAGCGACTTACCAGGGCATCGCAAGTCTTTCGCAGAGCGTATCCAATACCGTTGCGATCACGGTTGCTCCGGAGCCGAGTACGACGACGGTTACGGTGAAGGAGCTGAACCCCACTTCGGGTGGGGTGGATGGCGCGGCCAGCACTCCTTATGGCTACTTTGCCGATCTGACGGCTGCGCCTGTTGGAAATAGCAAAGTCGGCGTTCCTACCGGAACAGTTGTTTTCACTGTTGATGATAAGACATTGGGCGGCCCGGTCTCTCTTGGGACGACCGGCACTGCCACTGTCAATCACACGATACTGCCGGTGGGTGAGTACGCTGTCAGAGCGGCTTATAGTGGAGACGCGAGTTTCCAGGCTAGTTCCGGACAAGCTGTCGTCGATGTGGTGAAGGCGACAACGAAGTTGCAGCTTACCTCATCCGCGACGAGTTATAACGGGCAGGCCATTACTTTCACGGTCAACCTCAGCACGAATAGTGCTGGTGCTGCTCCGACCGGCGAGGTAGAGCTGCAGGATGGATCGACGGTTCTGGGTGAGGTTCATCTGGAGGGCGTTGCTGCCTCTGGGACTACTCTGGCGAGCGGGTCGGCGACTTTTTCCGTCTCGAACTTTGCCGTGAATCAGGTTAACAGCATCAGGGCTGTCTATGTGGGAGATGCCAACTACAGCGGGTCAACGTCGAACGCGATCAAGGTTACGGACCTGGTTGCGATCTTTACTTTGAATGACCTTAACCTCACCCTCTCTTCAGAGCACTCGACGCAGGTGGGGAATATCGTCGCTACTTCTGTGGGAGGCTATGCGGGTACGGTGAATCTTGCCTGCAAGCTGACCAGCAATACGACGATGTCGACGTCTACTCCGGCGGAGTGCGCGATGGATCCGGGCACTGCAACCGTTGCGGCACATGGAACGGGAGGCAGCTTAATCCTGATCTTCGGCAATGGAACAAAGCTGCCGACGGGAATTACGGCTTCAGGTGTTGCGGGACGGTGGCTGGGTGCGGGCAGTGCGATATTGGCATTTGCCTTGTTCTTTGGCATTCCGGCACGACGGCGTGGATGGAAGAATATGCTGACGGCGGTCCTGCTGCTTGTCTCCATGTCAGGCTTTACGGCGTGCGTGTCGCAGCCGAAGTTTGTCTCTGCGGGGACATATGTCTTCCAGGTAACGGGTGTCGACTCGAAGAATCCTGCGCTGACGGCGACAAGTACTGTAACGGTGAATGTGCCGCAGTAGAGGCTAAGGGCAGAAGCAGATTCCCTGCGGGAATGACAGACAGAAAAGCAAAAGCCAGAAAACAGAAAAGCAAAAGCAAGAAAACGAATGTACCGCGGTAAAATCGGGCAATTTACGCAAACGGCCATCCTAAACGGGGTGGCCGTTTGCGTTGCTTTTGAGGCTGGTATCAGAGGCGGGCAATGCAGGACTGACAATGCAGGACTGGCAATGCAGGACTGGCAATGTCGGACTGGAGTGTTCGGACTGGGTGTGTGGCAAATGCCTGGGCTGGCCTGATCCTGTGTGGGCTAATCTTGCTCTAAGCGAGGGATGAGCCCTTTGGGGCAACTTCAATCTGCAAGTTAGCGTCCAATGGGGTGAGTCAGGATTAAGTTTTCGATTACACTGGGAGCTTGCCAGTGCAACAGGCTTAATGCACTCACGGGATTGGGTAATATCGGTCCTACTTCATGTGTTACGAAAGGAGTTTCCTTTATGGCGACAGATAATCAGCAGGCATTCGGATGGTTCCTTGCAGGTTTGGGACTTGGAGCACTCGTTGGAATTTTGTATGCACCTAAGAGTGGGCGCGAAACACGTGAAGACCTTCTGACTTCAGCGAAGGATGGATCGGAGTATGTGCGTGTTCGCGCACGTGAGGTGGTTGATCAGGCCGGTCATCTGGTGGATACGGGCAAGGTCAAGGCATCGGAGTATGTTCAGCGTGGACGTGGTGTGGTTGATCAGGGCCGCGCGCAGTGGGAAGAGTTTGTCGATAAGGGCAAAGGCTTCGTCAATGATCAGACGGTGAAAGTATCGGCTGCGGTCGATGCGGGTCGCCAGGCTTATCAAACCACTACCGCTGCACCGGGTGAAGGTCCGCTCTCCTAATCGGACAGCCTGCGTTTTTAGCCGAGGCGCAGGGCATGCATGTGCCCTGCGTTTCCTTATTTTGAGGCGGGATTTGTAGTCCTGCCTGAGTGAACGAGATTCGACTTATGGATACCCAGACAATTCTGATCGTGTTCGTCGCATTCACAGGTTTGTCTGTGCTTTTGCAGGCATGTGTGCTCTTTGGCATATTTCTTTCGCTCAAGAAAACCGCGAAGTCTGTGCTGGATGTGACCGAGGATATAAGGGTCAATGTCATGCCGATGGTGCGCCAATCGCGGGATTTAATGGAGCGGGTTGGGCCACAACTGGTTACGGTTACTGCGGATCTTGCAGAACTTACACAGGGATTGCGCAAGGAAACGGCGTCCGTGCGTGTTTCTGTTTCGGAGATCGTGGACCGCGTGAATCGGCAGACAAAGCATATCGACGCGATGCTGACGTCCGGACTTAATTCAGTTGAGCGAGCAGGAGTGGTCCTGGAGTCTGCGGTGGCTGCGCCGGTGCGCCAGGTCAACGGTATATTGGCTGCTGTAAGGGCGGTAATCGATACATATCGCCATGTCGATCCGCGTGATCCATTGCGAAAGCCTACTCATTCCGCTGCTGACAAAGATATGTTCATCTAGCAGGGATTATGTTTATCTAGTCTTCGCTGCGGCGTCGGCTAGTCCCATGAGGCTAGCTGAATGTTTCGTGAATCCATGCGCCACCGACTACTTCGTCGCCGTCGTAAAAAACAGCGCACTGACCGGGCGTGACGGCGCGCTGCGGCTCGTCAAACGTGGCGAGCGCAAAGCCTTCGCCATCGGGCTGGAGCCATGCCCATGCCGGGTCGTGACGATGGCGGATTTTTGCCTGGACACGAATCGGTTCGGTCAGATCGGGAATGCTGATCCAGTTGAGATCTTTGACGCGGAAGGATTTTGAGTTCAGCTCGGACTCTTCGCCTACGGTTACGCGATGGCTTGCGGAGTCGATTTGGAGGACGTAGAGCGGGTTGGGAGAGGTGACGCCGAGCCCCTTGCGCTGCCCTATGGTGAAGTTGTGGATACCTTCGTGGGCGCCGAGGCGCTCTCCCGTGGCGGTGACCAGATCGCCGGCGGAATCAGGAACCTGCTGGCCCTGCTCCTCCAGGTAATTGGTGATGAACTGCTTGTAGTCGCCGCCGGGGATGAAGCAGATCTCCTGCGAATCCGGTTTGTCGGCGAGG
Coding sequences within:
- a CDS encoding Ig-like domain repeat protein, with protein sequence MNALLSPISRVVRSLFLSGSGVALTAGMLLPGVVLHAQSSKPALVTESVNEAHRVVLKGNTHPLATKAADRGAVPDSMQESDLLLVLQRSPERESALRASIESLHDSTSPNFHKWLTPAQFAAQWGAADSDIAAATAWLQSHGMTVTGPNEGHTAIQFSGTAGQIGEAFHTSIHTFVVNGETHHANVSDPQIPAALAPLVAGVSTLNDFHLKSMAKAGPRGIYDTKTHQVRPDAASLSKLRPNQSIASGGEFLYVGPADAATIYDTPNGALNANYLGNGTFDGTGVKIGIVGDSFIDITQNANYRTLFDLAPLAPIVKLANGTDPGTNGDAIEGYIDTQIASAIAPGANVYFYYAGGDNGIQDAVKFAIDKNAVDVLSISFGECEGQLGASGNAMFETFWEQATAQGISVVAATGDSGSANCDDPNAVTEASYGLQVNGVASTAYDIAVGGTDFYALLGPDGNGANYPNYVLPVNANRLRTANTYIPESPWNDTYDADTYPPASYSANKVSTLGYDQLSAAGGGRSNCTVGTINADSSLDCKSGYVKPAWQVASGVPADNARDIPDLSLFAGNGHALATWAVCTDQDTDANGNPVTDCVPFGADSDEVYVSGYGGTSASAPAFAGVLALVKQATGQRQGQADYVLYNLARNASLAPSVFHDVTVGNNSVPCATNSPDCANDSAGYYFLKGYNTTAGYDLASGLGSVDVANMITSWSSVALGSTTTQLMASPTSIQHGQTVTANVNVTNEGDTATGKVTLSASTTPQALTLGSFPLMLGGVTGNITLADLPGGSYNLSATYQGIASLSQSVSNTVAITVAPEPSTTTVTVKELNPTSGGVDGAASTPYGYFADLTAAPVGNSKVGVPTGTVVFTVDDKTLGGPVSLGTTGTATVNHTILPVGEYAVRAAYSGDASFQASSGQAVVDVVKATTKLQLTSSATSYNGQAITFTVNLSTNSAGAAPTGEVELQDGSTVLGEVHLEGVAASGTTLASGSATFSVSNFAVNQVNSIRAVYVGDANYSGSTSNAIKVTDLVAIFTLNDLNLTLSSEHSTQVGNIVATSVGGYAGTVNLACKLTSNTTMSTSTPAECAMDPGTATVAAHGTGGSLILIFGNGTKLPTGITASGVAGRWLGAGSAILAFALFFGIPARRRGWKNMLTAVLLLVSMSGFTACVSQPKFVSAGTYVFQVTGVDSKNPALTATSTVTVNVPQ
- a CDS encoding YtxH domain-containing protein, encoding MATDNQQAFGWFLAGLGLGALVGILYAPKSGRETREDLLTSAKDGSEYVRVRAREVVDQAGHLVDTGKVKASEYVQRGRGVVDQGRAQWEEFVDKGKGFVNDQTVKVSAAVDAGRQAYQTTTAAPGEGPLS
- a CDS encoding cellulose synthase family protein; amino-acid sequence: MPHWTASLAFAPQSGFRHFLKTQYADQTFKGLYTWNGFDAALLLPYFAVMIVLAIYGVHRYQLVYLYFKHRKDYHPEPPGKFTELPRITVQLPIYNEQFVIDRLLEAICAMDYPQDKLEIQLLDDSTDETQQVAAAIVARYAALGHPIVYMHRENRHGFKAGALDAGLKVAKGDLIAIFDADFVPPHDWLMKVVHHFYDPAIGMVQTRWTHLNRDYSLLTQVEAILLDGHFVLEHGARARSGDFFNFNGTAGMWRRQAITDAGGWQHDTLTEDTDLSYRSQLAGWKFKYLPDIECPAELPIEMTAFKTQQARWAKGLIQTSIKVLPLIFKSNVPRRIKIEAVYHLTANLSYPLMVLMTALLIPAMIVRFYQGWFQMLLIDVPLFTASTLSIATFYVISQRELFPKNWLKTFLYLPILMALGIGLTITNTKAVMEALFGIKSAFARTPKYSVAKKGEKSKAAKYRKRLLLTPWIELAIGTYFALAIVYTFTNNNFFTAPFLLLFVLGYWYTGLMSLLQGRFERWKSGASPDANTDESSPKPFPVGV
- a CDS encoding acyl-CoA dehydrogenase family protein yields the protein MSSSTLSATSSIVAAAGGSFLLEDRLPGEVFTPEDLSEEQRQIADTAGRFVREQVLPMVAKVEAKEPGVMRELLRAAADLGFTAVDVAEEYGGLGLDKTTSAVVADHLSGLASFATAFGAHAGIGTLPLVWYGTEEQKQRYLPKLVSLEWAAAYALSEATSGSDAMNIRTKAVLSADGASYVLNGEKMWITNAGFADLFTVFAKVDGEKFSAFLVERETPGLTVGKEEHKLGIRGSSTCALVLADCRIPVGNLLGEVGKGHHIAFNILNVGRFKLGVACVGGARMAIEHQIRYAKERRAFGKPIAEFGLIQRKIAASVTRLFVTESMTYRTAGMMDAALAQMAPEVAGSSREIQKRIEEYAVECSILKVFGSEMMGFVADELVQIMGGYGYVEDYPAERLYRDARINRIFEGTNEINRMIITGWLMKRAMNGQLPLLAAIKQLMDEITQPPSFASDEEGEMVLGREAKVLGNLRKITLLAAGAASQRFMAGLQEQQEIMADLADCIMAVFALESALLRARKLVASKLVGSKGGGSDLAVAITSAFADEALGSVEQAARRVLAASSEGDALAIQLTVLRRFVKVVPVDVVALSRTIASFSLDAGRYRF